Proteins found in one Thunnus maccoyii chromosome 5, fThuMac1.1, whole genome shotgun sequence genomic segment:
- the psme3ip1 gene encoding PSME3-interacting protein isoform X2 — MAGGGTAGVDLSRKFVSEAELDERRKKRQEEWEKVRKPDDPENAPEEEYDPRSLFERLQEQKDKKQEEFEEQFKFKNMVRGLDDDETSFLDEVSRQQSLVEKQRRDEEKQELLEYRSALAKQASADGRSEPEKKSAPKHSGAEQRTSHLSQAHLLAGAVKRRSSSQSSDSSKKQKVEITSATTGNGDRHTEQEGGAGGEARGAENQQTVPGLTAKTPPAPLSSGQGVLHLPSAAVCVGVLPGLWVYSGSSDSDSSSDSEV, encoded by the exons ATGGCAGGGGGAGGGACAGCCGGCGTCGACCTCAGCAGGAAGTTTGTTTCGGAAGCAGAGCTtgatgagaggaggaagaagagacagGAGGAATGGGAGAAAGTCAGAAAGCCTGATGACCCAGAGa ACGCCCCAGAGGAGGAGTATGACCCACGTTCCCTCTTTGAGCGACTTCAGGAGCAGAAAGACAAGAAGCAAGAGGAGTTTGAGGAGCAATTCAAATTCA aGAACATGGTGAGGGGATTGGACGATGATGAGACCAGCTTCCTGGACGAGGTCTCCCGGCAACAGAGTCTGGTGGAGAAGCAGCGCAGGGATGAGGAGAAGCAGGAACTGTTGGAATACAGA AGTGCTCTAGCGAAGCAAGCGTCCGCTGACGGCCGCTCCGAGCCTGAAAAGAAGTCAGCACCTAAACATTCAGGGGCGGAGCAAAGGACCAGCCACCTGTCTCAGGCCCATTTATTGGCTGGAGCTGTCAAGAGACGCAG TTCGTCCCAGTCGTCAGACAGCAGTAAGAAACAGAAGGTGGAAATCACATCGGCAACAACAGGAAAcggagacagacacacag AACAGgagggaggagcaggaggagaagcaAGGGGAGCTGAAAATCAACAAACAGTCCCCGGCCTGACGGCGAAGACCCCCCCGGCTCCCCTGAGCTCCGGTCAAGGCGTGTTACATCTGCCATCAGCAGCCGTGTGTGTTGGAGTTTTACCAGGACTCTGGGTTTATTCCGGCAGCAGCGACTCTGACAGCAGCTCGGACAGCGAAG TTTAA
- the psme3ip1 gene encoding PSME3-interacting protein isoform X1 gives MAGGGTAGVDLSRKFVSEAELDERRKKRQEEWEKVRKPDDPENAPEEEYDPRSLFERLQEQKDKKQEEFEEQFKFKNMVRGLDDDETSFLDEVSRQQSLVEKQRRDEEKQELLEYRSALAKQASADGRSEPEKKSAPKHSGAEQRTSHLSQAHLLAGAVKRRSSSQSSDSSKKQKVEITSATTGNGDRHTEQEGGAGGEARGAENQQTVPGLTAKTPPAPLSSGQGVLHLPSAAVCVGVLPGLWVYSGSSDSDSSSDSEGSVDAIMSPYPRHNRAYR, from the exons ATGGCAGGGGGAGGGACAGCCGGCGTCGACCTCAGCAGGAAGTTTGTTTCGGAAGCAGAGCTtgatgagaggaggaagaagagacagGAGGAATGGGAGAAAGTCAGAAAGCCTGATGACCCAGAGa ACGCCCCAGAGGAGGAGTATGACCCACGTTCCCTCTTTGAGCGACTTCAGGAGCAGAAAGACAAGAAGCAAGAGGAGTTTGAGGAGCAATTCAAATTCA aGAACATGGTGAGGGGATTGGACGATGATGAGACCAGCTTCCTGGACGAGGTCTCCCGGCAACAGAGTCTGGTGGAGAAGCAGCGCAGGGATGAGGAGAAGCAGGAACTGTTGGAATACAGA AGTGCTCTAGCGAAGCAAGCGTCCGCTGACGGCCGCTCCGAGCCTGAAAAGAAGTCAGCACCTAAACATTCAGGGGCGGAGCAAAGGACCAGCCACCTGTCTCAGGCCCATTTATTGGCTGGAGCTGTCAAGAGACGCAG TTCGTCCCAGTCGTCAGACAGCAGTAAGAAACAGAAGGTGGAAATCACATCGGCAACAACAGGAAAcggagacagacacacag AACAGgagggaggagcaggaggagaagcaAGGGGAGCTGAAAATCAACAAACAGTCCCCGGCCTGACGGCGAAGACCCCCCCGGCTCCCCTGAGCTCCGGTCAAGGCGTGTTACATCTGCCATCAGCAGCCGTGTGTGTTGGAGTTTTACCAGGACTCTGGGTTTATTCCGGCAGCAGCGACTCTGACAGCAGCTCGGACAGCGAAGGTAGCGTGGACGCAATCATGTCGCCGTACCCCCGGCACAACAGGGCCTACAGATAG